From Streptomyces griseorubiginosus, one genomic window encodes:
- a CDS encoding glycoside hydrolase family 16 protein, with translation MGSHAAPHHHRRVLVTASSLLLVVGGLLGLPRASGAPAGTDACRTTTDRLPRGDCGPFWQVLAEDFNGDRVPLGSFSDCEHHVDTSAAYCGGLKGKYRDNWWAYPTGWPDTARSRSREVVGVYHPEDTVSVGPAANGDGRMSVRMWRPADGGPVHAAALVPRAVMQMKYGKFSARIKVTKPAPGYKSAWLHYGGGCEMDHPEGEWNGSLSSFHHPCGGGEQGYFPGSDDWTQWHTVSTEWTPGHVRFFVDGRLTGHDTRGVPARPLSWVLQNESALEGPGAAPGSSAQLDITWVAAYAYGWK, from the coding sequence ATGGGTTCACACGCAGCGCCGCACCACCACAGGCGAGTCCTGGTGACGGCCTCGAGCCTCCTGCTCGTGGTCGGCGGCCTGCTGGGCCTCCCCCGGGCATCCGGCGCCCCCGCCGGGACCGACGCCTGCCGCACCACCACCGACCGTCTGCCCCGCGGCGACTGCGGGCCGTTCTGGCAGGTGCTCGCCGAGGACTTCAACGGCGACCGGGTGCCGCTGGGCTCCTTCAGCGACTGCGAGCACCACGTCGACACGTCCGCGGCCTACTGCGGCGGCCTGAAGGGGAAGTACCGCGACAACTGGTGGGCGTATCCGACGGGTTGGCCCGACACCGCCCGCAGCCGGAGCCGGGAGGTGGTGGGGGTCTACCATCCGGAGGACACCGTGAGCGTCGGTCCCGCGGCGAACGGCGACGGCAGGATGTCCGTGCGGATGTGGCGGCCGGCCGACGGAGGCCCCGTCCATGCCGCCGCGCTGGTGCCGCGGGCGGTGATGCAGATGAAGTACGGCAAGTTCAGCGCGCGCATCAAGGTCACCAAGCCGGCTCCGGGGTACAAGTCCGCCTGGCTGCACTACGGCGGGGGCTGCGAGATGGACCATCCCGAAGGTGAGTGGAACGGTTCCCTCAGCTCCTTCCACCACCCGTGCGGTGGCGGTGAGCAGGGCTACTTCCCCGGCAGTGACGACTGGACGCAATGGCACACCGTGTCCACCGAGTGGACGCCGGGCCACGTCCGTTTCTTCGTCGACGGCCGGCTGACGGGCCATGACACCCGCGGGGTACCGGCCCGGCCGCTGTCCTGGGTCCTCCAGAACGAGAGCGCGCTGGAGGGTCCGGGGGCGGCGCCGGGGAGCAGCGCACAGCTCGACATCACGTGGGTGGCGGCGTACGCGTACGGCTGGAAGTGA
- a CDS encoding PP2C family protein-serine/threonine phosphatase produces MVSTTAAGAETAWELWEPSVLLVEDDPGDALLVEELVVDGTMKMDLRWVRSMTEAAEVLATETPDCVLLDLHLPDAQGLEAVDRVKGLAEQVAIVVLTGLAEEQTGLAAVAAGAQDYLVKGRVEPELFGRAVRYAIQRKQTEQAAVALQAGAIQAQENARLERGLLPRPLLRAEGVRVVARYRPGRAQTLLGGDFYDIVQAADGTLHALIGDVSGHGPDEAALGVALRIAWRTLVLSGITGAEQMARLEELLMAERARDEVFATLVSLAAVPGEQRAHVVRAGHHGLLQRTGADVEWVEVPGGPALGMVPGGARWPTAELPVPAGSSVMLFTDGLFEGHVSRGPERLGEEGLLALAREGADLNPEAFVDRLIEKAESLAEARGGLADDVAVVHLNWN; encoded by the coding sequence TTGGTGTCGACGACGGCAGCCGGTGCCGAGACGGCGTGGGAGCTCTGGGAGCCGTCGGTGCTGCTCGTGGAGGACGATCCCGGCGACGCGTTGCTCGTGGAGGAGCTCGTCGTCGACGGCACCATGAAGATGGACCTGCGCTGGGTGCGCTCGATGACCGAGGCTGCCGAGGTGCTCGCCACCGAGACCCCCGACTGCGTCCTGCTCGACCTGCACCTGCCGGACGCCCAGGGGCTGGAAGCGGTCGACCGCGTCAAGGGGCTGGCCGAGCAGGTGGCGATCGTGGTCCTCACCGGGCTCGCCGAGGAGCAGACCGGCCTCGCCGCCGTCGCGGCCGGCGCACAGGACTACCTGGTCAAGGGGCGGGTGGAGCCCGAACTGTTCGGGCGCGCGGTGCGCTACGCGATCCAGCGCAAGCAGACCGAACAGGCCGCCGTGGCCCTCCAGGCCGGTGCGATCCAGGCTCAGGAGAACGCCCGCCTGGAACGCGGACTGCTGCCCCGCCCGCTGCTGCGCGCCGAGGGCGTCCGGGTGGTGGCACGCTACCGGCCCGGCCGCGCGCAGACCCTCCTCGGCGGCGACTTCTACGACATCGTCCAGGCTGCCGACGGCACCCTCCACGCGCTCATCGGGGACGTCTCCGGGCACGGCCCGGACGAGGCGGCCCTCGGGGTCGCCCTGCGGATCGCCTGGCGCACCCTCGTCCTCAGCGGGATCACCGGCGCGGAGCAGATGGCCCGCCTCGAGGAACTGCTGATGGCCGAACGTGCCCGTGACGAGGTCTTCGCCACCCTCGTGAGCCTGGCCGCGGTGCCGGGGGAGCAGCGGGCACATGTCGTACGGGCCGGACACCACGGTCTGCTGCAACGGACCGGAGCGGACGTCGAGTGGGTGGAGGTGCCCGGCGGACCGGCCCTCGGCATGGTCCCCGGCGGCGCGCGCTGGCCGACCGCGGAACTGCCGGTCCCGGCGGGGTCGTCGGTGATGCTCTTCACCGACGGCCTGTTCGAGGGTCATGTCAGCCGTGGCCCCGAACGCCTGGGTGAGGAAGGCCTGTTGGCCCTCGCCCGGGAGGGAGCGGACCTGAACCCGGAGGCGTTCGTCGACCGGCTGATCGAGAAGGCCGAGAGCCTGGCCGAGGCCCGCGGTGGCCTGGCCGACGATGTGGCCGTCGTCCATCTGAACTGGAACTGA
- a CDS encoding sensor histidine kinase: MGAVRIGRRLTVQGWVYLLLAVMTLLVVIGSVVGATLLNRTAEVSDQLLRRVQPAQTEAYRLQAALVNQETGIRGYAITADRQFLDPYTRGKQDEANSADRLRTFIGDRPELLADLKAIESQAADWRRTYAEPLAASVTPGSPEPLDQAKAEQGRKEFDRLRALWDRQDTDLTKAVQDGRARLIHERTVRDWILGGMVAAFLLAGLGCAVLVRILVTRPLEALSTASRRVSGGDFGYVITGRGPADLIAVANSVEGMRWHIVAELEASREQQQELTRQAADLDEQAVELRRSNAELEQFAYVASHDLQEPLRKIASFCQLLEKRYGDALDDRGRQYIDFAVDGARRMQVLINDLLTFSRVGRVNDARVPVGLDQALDKALANLGTAVEESGARVDRPEHLPEIVGDPTLLTMLWQNLVGNALKFRRPERTPHVSITCGTDPDEPDSLLMTVTDNGIGIPEQFKDKVFIIFQRLHSRDAYGGTGIGLALCKKIVEQHGGRIWIDTAHTDGTRFCFTLPSLVETPEASGIGTEEKALT, from the coding sequence ATGGGCGCGGTCCGGATCGGACGCCGACTGACGGTGCAGGGGTGGGTCTACCTGCTGCTGGCCGTCATGACGCTCCTGGTGGTGATCGGCAGTGTGGTGGGCGCGACGCTGCTGAACAGGACGGCGGAGGTGAGCGACCAACTGCTGCGGCGCGTCCAGCCCGCGCAGACCGAGGCGTACCGGCTCCAGGCGGCGCTGGTCAACCAGGAGACGGGCATTCGCGGTTACGCGATCACCGCCGACCGGCAGTTCCTCGACCCGTACACGCGGGGCAAGCAGGACGAGGCGAACTCGGCCGACCGGCTGCGGACGTTCATCGGCGACCGCCCCGAACTGCTCGCCGACCTGAAGGCGATCGAAAGCCAGGCGGCCGACTGGCGCCGCACCTACGCCGAGCCGCTCGCGGCCTCGGTCACCCCCGGCAGCCCGGAACCGCTGGACCAGGCCAAGGCCGAGCAGGGCAGGAAGGAGTTCGACCGCCTGCGGGCCCTGTGGGACCGGCAGGACACCGACCTGACGAAAGCGGTCCAGGACGGCCGCGCCCGGCTGATCCACGAACGCACGGTCCGTGACTGGATCCTGGGCGGCATGGTGGCGGCCTTCCTCCTCGCCGGTCTCGGCTGCGCCGTCCTGGTCCGGATCCTGGTGACCCGCCCCCTGGAGGCGCTGAGCACGGCGTCGCGGCGGGTCTCGGGAGGTGACTTCGGGTACGTCATCACCGGCCGCGGCCCGGCCGACCTGATCGCCGTCGCCAACTCCGTCGAGGGCATGCGCTGGCACATCGTGGCCGAGCTCGAGGCTTCCCGGGAACAGCAGCAGGAACTGACCCGGCAGGCCGCGGACCTGGACGAGCAGGCCGTGGAACTGCGCCGCTCCAACGCCGAACTGGAGCAGTTCGCCTACGTCGCCTCGCACGACCTCCAGGAGCCGCTGCGCAAGATCGCGTCCTTCTGCCAGCTGCTGGAGAAGCGCTACGGCGACGCGCTCGACGACCGGGGCCGGCAGTACATCGACTTCGCCGTCGACGGTGCCCGGCGCATGCAGGTCCTCATCAACGACCTGCTGACGTTCTCCCGGGTCGGACGCGTCAACGACGCACGGGTTCCCGTCGGTCTCGACCAGGCGCTGGACAAGGCACTGGCCAACCTGGGGACGGCCGTCGAGGAGTCCGGTGCCCGGGTCGACCGCCCCGAGCACCTGCCCGAGATCGTCGGGGACCCGACCCTGCTGACCATGCTGTGGCAGAACCTGGTCGGCAACGCCCTCAAGTTCCGCCGGCCCGAGCGCACTCCGCACGTGTCCATCACCTGCGGCACGGACCCGGACGAGCCCGACAGCCTGCTCATGACCGTCACCGACAACGGCATCGGCATCCCCGAGCAGTTCAAGGACAAGGTCTTCATCATCTTCCAGCGGCTGCACAGCCGGGACGCCTACGGTGGTACCGGCATCGGTCTTGCCCTGTGCAAGAAGATCGTGGAACAGCACGGTGGCAGGATCTGGATCGACACCGCACACACGGACGGCACGCGCTTCTGCTTCACCCTCCCGTCCCTCGTCGAGACCCCGGAGGCGTCCGGGATCGGCACCGAGGAAAAGGCCCTGACATGA
- a CDS encoding response regulator, whose product MTTPAASPIDVLLVEDDPGDELMTREAFEDNKIGNTLHVVRDGEEALDFLYRRGDHTDAPQPDLILLDLNLPKYDGRQVLEKIKSDPELSHIPVVVLTTSAAEEDILRSYKLHANAYVTKPVDLDQFIAAVRQIDDFFVQVVRLPRHF is encoded by the coding sequence ATGACCACCCCAGCCGCCAGCCCCATAGACGTGCTCCTCGTCGAGGACGACCCCGGCGACGAGCTGATGACCCGTGAGGCGTTCGAGGACAACAAGATCGGCAACACCCTCCATGTGGTGCGGGACGGCGAGGAGGCGCTGGACTTCCTCTACCGGCGCGGCGACCACACCGATGCGCCGCAGCCCGACCTGATCCTGCTCGACCTGAACCTGCCCAAGTACGACGGCCGTCAGGTCCTGGAGAAGATCAAGTCCGACCCGGAGCTGTCCCACATCCCGGTCGTCGTCCTCACCACCTCGGCGGCCGAGGAGGACATCCTGCGCAGCTACAAGCTGCACGCCAACGCCTATGTCACCAAGCCGGTCGACCTCGACCAGTTCATCGCCGCGGTCCGCCAGATCGACGACTTCTTCGTCCAGGTCGTCCGCCTGCCGCGCCACTTCTGA
- a CDS encoding chitosanase codes for MGAVTCAGILSPARATAAPAVAPGLDDPAKKEIAMKLVSSAENSSLDWKAQYKYIEDIGDGRGYTAGIIGFCSGTGDMLDLVELYADRKPGNVLAKYLPALRRVDGSDSHDGLDPDFPGDWRKAARDTAFQQAQNDERDRVYFNPAVRQGKTDGLRALGQFAYYDAIVMHGDGGDATSFSSIRRRALRQAKPPAQGGNETTYLNAFLDARVWAMKQEEAHSDTSRVDTAQRVFLRQGNFDLNPPLDWKVYGDSYHIG; via the coding sequence ATGGGCGCGGTGACCTGCGCCGGAATCCTCAGCCCCGCGCGTGCCACGGCGGCACCCGCGGTCGCGCCGGGTCTCGACGACCCCGCGAAGAAGGAGATCGCCATGAAGCTGGTGTCGAGCGCGGAGAACTCCTCGCTCGACTGGAAGGCGCAGTACAAGTACATCGAGGACATAGGTGACGGCCGCGGCTACACCGCCGGCATCATCGGCTTCTGCTCCGGCACCGGGGACATGCTCGACCTCGTCGAGCTGTACGCCGACCGCAAGCCCGGCAACGTCCTCGCCAAGTACCTGCCGGCCCTGCGCCGCGTCGACGGCTCCGACTCCCACGACGGCCTCGACCCGGACTTCCCCGGCGACTGGCGCAAGGCCGCCCGGGACACGGCGTTCCAGCAGGCGCAGAACGACGAACGCGACCGCGTCTACTTCAACCCCGCCGTGCGGCAGGGCAAGACGGACGGCCTGCGCGCACTGGGCCAGTTCGCCTACTACGACGCCATCGTCATGCACGGTGACGGCGGCGACGCCACGAGCTTCAGCAGCATCCGCCGACGTGCGCTGCGCCAGGCCAAGCCGCCGGCGCAGGGCGGCAACGAGACGACGTACCTCAACGCCTTCCTCGACGCGCGCGTGTGGGCGATGAAACAGGAGGAGGCGCACAGCGACACCAGCCGGGTCGACACCGCGCAACGCGTCTTCCTGCGCCAGGGCAACTTCGACCTGAACCCGCCCCTCGACTGGAAGGTGTACGGCGACAGCTACCACATCGGCTGA
- a CDS encoding SpoIIE family protein phosphatase: MAGPEDAETPGKRSPTAPAAVPVAALDAIGTAAYVVDEEGRVIAVNAHAEQLLGRSAEQFIGRDAHDLLHRDAHGHPLPRSRCSMRQAFHDRRTAQAEDDWFECGDGTLLPVSWLITPYDLGGREAGTLVLLHAPRPPEPGRKPKPNTAGEPMPELQRLALLAETTTRLTSTLDVEEALRRLTELVVPRLADWVVVDLITERDEVWRSAVVHAEGDGLVHREELQGPMPPVPAESPMPLSRALRGVASALAGPETYQREPDSGIAVEQRRLFEATGIRSAVIVPIRSTRAVLGALTLGRAKDPVDFTTADLPLIEDIARRAGLALDNARLYQRQRKVAETMQNHLLPQLPRVPGLRMTARYLPAPDASQVGGDWYDAFSLSDGATALAVGDVVGHDLEAAAGMAQLRNMLRAYAWAHKEPPSRIVDRLDEAVMHITDVSMATMILARVEARDDGHWELTWTNAGHPPPLLISHDGLAHFLTDGHGILLGTGVRTPRTDATAVLPPGSTLLLYTDGLIEAPGHTLDEGLHRLRRHAAALAHRPLTSLTDEVLRRVRYETNDDDVALLAVRAPTGT; the protein is encoded by the coding sequence ATGGCAGGGCCGGAGGACGCCGAAACTCCAGGGAAACGATCACCGACGGCACCCGCCGCCGTGCCGGTCGCCGCCCTGGACGCCATCGGGACCGCGGCGTACGTCGTAGACGAAGAGGGCCGTGTCATCGCCGTGAACGCCCATGCCGAACAGCTGCTGGGTCGTTCCGCCGAGCAGTTCATCGGCCGTGACGCGCACGACCTGCTGCACCGGGACGCCCACGGCCACCCCCTGCCGAGGAGCCGGTGCAGCATGCGCCAGGCCTTCCACGACCGGCGCACCGCCCAGGCCGAGGACGACTGGTTCGAGTGCGGGGACGGCACACTGCTCCCGGTCTCCTGGCTCATCACCCCGTACGACCTCGGCGGCCGGGAAGCCGGCACGCTCGTGCTGCTGCACGCCCCGCGCCCCCCGGAGCCCGGCCGGAAGCCGAAGCCGAACACCGCGGGCGAGCCGATGCCGGAACTGCAACGGCTCGCGCTTCTGGCCGAGACCACCACCCGGCTGACCTCCACGCTCGACGTCGAGGAGGCGCTGCGCCGGCTCACGGAACTGGTGGTGCCCCGGCTGGCGGACTGGGTCGTCGTCGACCTGATCACCGAGCGGGACGAGGTGTGGCGGTCCGCGGTCGTCCACGCGGAGGGCGACGGCCTGGTCCACCGCGAGGAGCTCCAGGGACCGATGCCACCGGTCCCGGCGGAGTCGCCGATGCCCCTGTCGAGGGCGCTGCGCGGGGTGGCCTCCGCGCTGGCCGGGCCCGAGACCTACCAGCGGGAGCCCGACTCCGGCATCGCGGTCGAGCAGCGGCGCCTGTTCGAGGCCACCGGCATCCGCTCCGCCGTCATCGTCCCCATCCGCAGCACCCGCGCGGTCCTGGGAGCGCTCACCCTGGGCCGGGCCAAGGACCCGGTGGACTTCACCACCGCCGATCTGCCCCTGATCGAGGACATCGCCCGCCGAGCCGGCCTGGCCCTGGACAACGCCCGCCTCTACCAGCGCCAGCGCAAGGTCGCCGAGACCATGCAGAACCACCTGCTGCCCCAGCTGCCGCGGGTGCCCGGGCTCCGGATGACCGCCCGCTATCTGCCGGCCCCCGACGCCTCCCAGGTCGGCGGCGACTGGTACGACGCGTTCTCCCTGTCCGACGGCGCCACCGCGCTCGCCGTCGGGGACGTGGTCGGACACGACCTGGAGGCCGCGGCCGGTATGGCCCAGCTGCGCAACATGCTCCGCGCCTACGCCTGGGCCCACAAGGAGCCACCGAGCCGTATCGTCGACCGGCTCGACGAGGCCGTCATGCACATCACCGACGTCAGCATGGCCACCATGATCCTCGCCCGGGTCGAGGCGCGGGACGACGGCCACTGGGAACTGACCTGGACCAACGCCGGTCACCCACCGCCGCTGCTGATTAGCCACGACGGCCTCGCCCACTTCCTCACCGACGGCCACGGCATCCTCCTGGGCACCGGGGTCCGCACCCCCCGCACCGACGCGACCGCCGTACTGCCGCCCGGATCGACCCTGCTGCTGTACACCGACGGACTGATCGAGGCACCCGGCCACACCCTCGACGAGGGTCTGCACCGCCTGCGCAGACACGCGGCCGCCCTCGCCCACCGCCCCCTGACCTCCCTCACCGACGAGGTGCTGCGCCGGGTCCGGTACGAAACCAACGACGACGACGTCGCCCTTCTCGCGGTACGGGCACCCACCGGCACGTGA
- a CDS encoding DUF475 domain-containing protein yields MILKTFRWAFAVTALGLAVGVLYDGWAAFGIVAILAVLEISLSFDNAVVNAGILKKMNAFWQKIFLTVGVLIAVFGMRLVFPVVIVAITAKLNPYDAVHLAVTDKDRYQQLVTDAHPAIAAFGGMFLLMIFLDFIFEDRDIKWLAWLERPLAKLGKVDMLSVCIALVVLLITAFTFATHAHQHGGAHADKAQTVLISGIAGLITYMVVGGLSGYFENRLEEEEEREEAAERSGGSRSAVQLAGQAAFFMFLYLEVLDASFSFDGVIGAFAITNDIVLMALGLGIGAMYVRSLTVYLVRQGTLDDYVYLEHGAHYAIGALAVILMVTIQYQINEIITGLVGVVLIGWSFWSSVRRNKALAAAEGAQETDSVPVP; encoded by the coding sequence GTGATTCTGAAGACCTTCCGCTGGGCGTTCGCGGTCACCGCGCTCGGCCTGGCCGTGGGAGTGCTGTACGACGGATGGGCCGCGTTCGGCATCGTGGCGATTCTGGCCGTACTGGAGATCTCGCTGTCGTTCGACAACGCGGTGGTCAACGCCGGAATCCTGAAGAAGATGAACGCCTTCTGGCAGAAGATCTTCCTCACCGTCGGCGTCCTGATCGCCGTGTTCGGCATGCGGCTGGTCTTCCCGGTCGTCATCGTCGCGATCACCGCGAAACTCAACCCGTACGACGCGGTCCACCTGGCGGTGACCGACAAGGACCGCTACCAGCAGCTGGTGACCGACGCGCACCCGGCGATCGCCGCGTTCGGCGGGATGTTCCTGCTGATGATCTTCCTGGACTTCATCTTCGAGGACCGCGACATCAAGTGGCTGGCCTGGCTGGAGCGCCCGCTGGCCAAGCTCGGCAAGGTCGACATGCTGTCGGTGTGCATCGCCCTGGTCGTCCTGCTGATCACCGCGTTCACCTTCGCCACCCACGCCCACCAGCACGGCGGCGCCCACGCCGACAAGGCGCAGACCGTCCTGATCTCCGGTATCGCGGGCCTGATCACCTACATGGTCGTCGGCGGCCTCTCCGGCTACTTCGAGAACCGGCTCGAAGAGGAGGAGGAACGCGAGGAAGCCGCCGAACGTTCCGGCGGATCGCGGTCGGCCGTCCAACTCGCGGGCCAGGCCGCCTTCTTCATGTTCCTGTACCTCGAGGTCCTCGACGCCTCGTTCTCCTTCGACGGTGTGATCGGCGCGTTCGCCATCACCAACGACATCGTCCTGATGGCACTGGGCCTCGGCATCGGCGCCATGTACGTCCGGTCGCTCACCGTCTACCTGGTCCGCCAGGGCACCCTCGACGACTACGTCTACCTGGAGCACGGCGCCCACTACGCGATCGGCGCCCTCGCCGTGATCCTCATGGTCACCATCCAGTACCAGATCAACGAGATCATCACCGGCCTGGTCGGCGTGGTCCTGATCGGCTGGTCCTTCTGGTCCTCGGTGCGCCGAAACAAGGCACTGGCGGCCGCCGAGGGTGCGCAGGAGACGGACTCGGTCCCGGTGCCGTAA
- a CDS encoding DUF4097 family beta strand repeat-containing protein: protein MKARPKRRSTSLVAMLALLPLAGACTDDDSGGAQGPRTLGGAASAEQVVIATDNGLRLRPADGDHVTVDDRVDGHWSHHGDVWTLDLTCTDRATDDGDCPRMPYVKIPDGMRVTATARNAGVDVAGVAAALDLTTVNGDVTLTRSGRDGADLRLSTRNGSVRATAVAAHRLHAATTNGDVVLGCAAVPSGVTATTVNGSVDVTVPHDSPAYRVAASTDNGRATVAVPVQRADRDHTMTLTTVNGDVGARRD from the coding sequence ATGAAGGCACGGCCGAAACGGCGCTCGACATCCCTCGTCGCGATGCTGGCACTGCTGCCCCTCGCCGGCGCGTGCACCGATGACGACAGCGGGGGAGCACAGGGCCCGCGGACACTCGGCGGGGCGGCCTCGGCCGAACAGGTGGTGATCGCCACCGACAACGGCCTGCGGTTGCGCCCCGCCGACGGCGACCACGTCACGGTGGACGACCGCGTCGACGGACACTGGTCGCACCACGGGGACGTGTGGACACTGGACCTCACGTGCACCGACCGGGCCACGGACGACGGGGACTGCCCCCGGATGCCGTACGTGAAGATCCCGGACGGTATGCGCGTCACCGCCACCGCCCGCAACGCCGGCGTCGACGTGGCGGGCGTCGCCGCCGCGCTGGACCTCACCACCGTCAACGGCGATGTGACACTGACCCGTTCCGGACGCGACGGCGCAGACCTGCGGCTGTCAACGCGCAACGGATCGGTGCGCGCGACGGCCGTCGCAGCGCACCGGCTGCACGCCGCGACGACCAACGGGGACGTGGTGCTGGGCTGTGCCGCGGTCCCCTCGGGCGTCACGGCGACGACCGTCAACGGCTCGGTCGACGTCACCGTCCCGCACGACAGCCCCGCCTACCGGGTCGCCGCGTCCACCGACAACGGCCGCGCCACGGTGGCGGTCCCGGTCCAGCGCGCCGACCGGGACCACACCATGACACTGACCACCGTCAACGGCGACGTCGGCGCCCGACGGGACTGA
- a CDS encoding DUF4383 domain-containing protein, producing MTTHTRTTRTPVQQAALAVGVVFLLVGVLGFVPGVTTDYDTMEFASHDSGAELLGIFQVSVLHNLVHLAFGAAGVVMSRTVSGAATFLLAGGAVYLVLWLYGLLVGHDSSANFVPLNTADDWLHFFLGIGMIALGMLLTRRRTTAAR from the coding sequence ATGACCACGCACACACGCACGACCCGTACGCCGGTACAACAAGCCGCTCTCGCGGTGGGGGTGGTGTTCCTGCTCGTCGGTGTCCTGGGGTTCGTCCCGGGGGTCACCACGGACTACGACACGATGGAGTTCGCCTCGCACGACTCCGGAGCCGAACTGCTCGGGATCTTCCAGGTCTCCGTCCTGCACAACCTCGTCCACCTCGCCTTCGGCGCCGCGGGCGTCGTGATGTCCCGCACGGTCTCCGGGGCGGCCACGTTCCTGCTGGCCGGAGGCGCGGTCTATCTGGTGCTGTGGCTGTACGGACTGCTCGTCGGCCATGACAGTTCGGCGAACTTCGTCCCGCTGAACACCGCCGACGACTGGCTGCACTTCTTCCTCGGCATCGGGATGATCGCGCTCGGCATGCTGCTCACCCGCCGCCGGACCACCGCGGCGCGGTGA
- a CDS encoding DUF5133 domain-containing protein, translated as MLMAHPVLLTDLLERYEALRVLHAEDGSAEARQRLEDVSYTLCIATGTRDIDSALTAARRQLAGASGARPASGASGVRPDDDALMAGA; from the coding sequence ATGCTCATGGCCCACCCCGTCCTTCTCACCGATCTCCTCGAGCGCTACGAGGCGTTGCGGGTGCTCCACGCGGAGGACGGCAGCGCCGAGGCACGTCAGCGTCTCGAGGACGTGTCCTACACCCTGTGCATCGCCACGGGTACCCGCGACATCGACTCGGCGCTGACTGCGGCCCGCCGTCAACTGGCCGGCGCGTCCGGGGCCCGTCCCGCGTCCGGCGCGTCCGGGGTCCGCCCCGACGACGACGCGCTGATGGCCGGCGCGTGA